The uncultured Desulfobulbus sp. genome window below encodes:
- a CDS encoding LptF/LptG family permease produces the protein MILLYRYILAHFMRNLVMIMAGFTSLYLLIDFFEKIDDFMEKGKSLTLVAKFFLANIPFILDLMSPVCILLAGVVTLGVLNHSNELIALKACGIPLKKITLPIIGAGMACIFLFLTMAQVVLPKTISLTNQIWNKEVRGKVPLGIYRNGRYYYRGVEGFYSFARSDKSVDRFQNFSYTIWNKEYGAQKLLTAESASWDGKSWTLENGQLQQTSDNGMQTEVFAQRHFDLPETPSDFFVPVYHTMELSLVQLYQETQHSLSETERNQAQANFYGKISYTLLGLPLLLLGLSVLLMVYRTWGRDLSLAIPVSCGMAFVCWGVYNTLQSMAKAGYMPPLLAAITVHLAVGSLGLWLLVREDL, from the coding sequence ATGATACTGCTTTATCGCTATATCCTGGCCCATTTCATGCGAAACCTCGTAATGATCATGGCCGGATTCACCTCCCTCTATCTCCTGATCGATTTTTTTGAGAAGATCGATGATTTCATGGAAAAGGGAAAATCCCTGACGCTGGTGGCCAAATTTTTTCTGGCCAATATTCCCTTTATTTTGGATCTGATGAGCCCGGTCTGCATTTTACTCGCCGGAGTGGTTACCCTGGGTGTACTTAATCATTCCAATGAGTTAATTGCCCTGAAAGCCTGCGGTATTCCCCTAAAAAAAATTACGCTCCCAATTATCGGAGCGGGAATGGCCTGTATTTTCCTTTTTTTGACCATGGCCCAAGTTGTGCTCCCCAAAACCATTTCCCTGACCAATCAAATCTGGAACAAGGAGGTCAGGGGGAAAGTGCCGTTGGGAATTTACCGCAATGGCCGCTACTATTACCGTGGTGTTGAAGGGTTTTACTCTTTTGCCCGATCCGACAAAAGTGTTGATCGGTTTCAAAATTTTTCCTACACCATTTGGAACAAGGAATATGGGGCCCAAAAGCTGCTCACCGCTGAGTCTGCTTCTTGGGACGGTAAAAGCTGGACCCTTGAAAATGGGCAGCTCCAGCAAACAAGTGACAATGGCATGCAGACGGAGGTATTCGCTCAACGTCATTTCGATCTTCCTGAAACTCCATCAGACTTTTTTGTGCCGGTATATCACACCATGGAGCTCTCCTTGGTTCAACTCTACCAGGAGACTCAGCATAGTCTTTCCGAAACCGAACGCAATCAGGCTCAGGCCAACTTTTACGGCAAAATCAGTTATACACTTCTCGGCTTGCCACTGCTGCTTCTCGGGTTATCCGTGCTTTTGATGGTGTACCGAACGTGGGGACGAGATCTTTCCCTGGCTATCCCGGTGAGTTGTGGCATGGCCTTTGTCTGTTGGGGTGTCTACAATACGCTCCAATCCATGGCAAAGGCCGGATACATGCCGCCTCTTCTCGCTGCGATTACCGTGCATCTGGCTGTTGGCTCCCTTGGCCTCTGGCTGTTGGTTCGGGAGGATCTCTAA
- a CDS encoding DHH family phosphoesterase → MQKRLEKIADDNITRSASKNSATARLNGFWAIFERSDTVLIVINADPDAIASAMALKRLLSYRVQSVAIGYPNEIRRLNNITMVERLKIPIERLHTLSVKDYSKKILVDSQPNHLACFEKMSFNAVIDHHPVTTGWDADFIDIRPEYGAVSSMMVEYLRAAGIKPSVALATALFYGVKVDTQNFQKQNMQAADGTSFRYLFNIANLNLVRKFELTTLRRSELRYFRIALNEVKASKRRAYVHIGKVSTPDILVIIADFFNRVDAFDWVIVSGIHGDKLVVIFRCDGYRKNAGKLAKTSFGEYGPAGGHKEAARAECPVKNLPLREGQEFTSKTLIRILTQHSK, encoded by the coding sequence ATGCAGAAACGACTCGAGAAAATTGCCGACGACAATATAACGCGCAGCGCCAGTAAAAACTCTGCCACTGCTCGTTTGAACGGGTTTTGGGCCATTTTTGAGCGAAGCGATACCGTGTTAATCGTGATTAACGCCGACCCGGATGCCATTGCCTCTGCCATGGCCCTTAAACGGTTGTTGAGTTATCGGGTGCAAAGCGTAGCTATCGGTTACCCCAACGAAATTCGCAGGCTCAACAATATTACCATGGTGGAGCGCCTGAAGATTCCCATCGAACGTCTCCACACCCTCTCCGTTAAAGACTACTCCAAAAAGATCCTCGTCGATTCCCAGCCCAACCACCTTGCCTGCTTTGAAAAGATGTCCTTCAATGCAGTCATTGATCACCATCCGGTAACCACTGGCTGGGATGCCGATTTTATTGATATTCGGCCCGAGTACGGTGCGGTTTCTTCGATGATGGTGGAGTATCTGCGCGCTGCCGGAATCAAGCCTTCTGTCGCTTTGGCCACAGCCCTTTTTTACGGGGTCAAGGTCGATACCCAGAACTTTCAGAAGCAGAATATGCAGGCAGCCGATGGCACCAGTTTTCGCTACCTGTTTAACATTGCCAACCTCAACTTGGTTCGCAAGTTTGAGTTGACCACCCTGCGGCGCTCAGAACTGCGGTATTTTCGTATTGCCTTAAATGAGGTCAAGGCCAGCAAGCGGCGCGCCTATGTCCATATAGGCAAGGTGAGCACGCCAGATATTCTGGTGATTATCGCGGACTTCTTTAACCGGGTCGATGCCTTTGATTGGGTCATTGTCTCAGGCATCCATGGAGACAAGTTGGTGGTTATCTTCCGCTGCGACGGGTATCGTAAAAACGCTGGCAAGCTAGCAAAAACAAGCTTTGGCGAATACGGCCCCGCCGGAGGGCATAAGGAAGCCGCCCGTGCCGAATGCCCGGTCAAAAATCTTCCCCTTCGCGAGGGCCAGGAGTTCACCTCCAAAACTTTGATTCGTATACTCACCCAACATTCCAAATAG
- a CDS encoding sugar phosphate nucleotidyltransferase: MYRPSTLAMILAGGRVDELGVLTHYRPKSAVPFGGFSRVIDFPLSNLLHSGIERIAILSQYRSYSLINHIGTGAAWDMIGRNRGISILPPFKDYDNPHWYRGSADAVYQNLDFIQYYGPSVVLILSGDHIYQMDYRKMIRFHNEHDADLTAAFIQVEQKSASRFGVAEISDDFDEGGPLISYEEKPREPKSNWASLTVFCFRPSVLAEMLKRNQSGESYEFGRDIIPMMMREKCKVYGYKFEGYWGYTRTIDEYWQTSMDLLGNSPKIDMEAWGVRTNLHHRGIADRQPIKIGPQGGLENSMAHNGCIIEGKVRNSILFPGVHVMPGAEVNDSIIFFDNIIHQNVQLNRVVSDVNTVFNRDVRIGRPECDGEPRTSVIGWNNSIPEGFEIGCGCRVNPRIPTDRWPTSKRLADGEEL, from the coding sequence ATGTACAGACCCTCGACCTTGGCAATGATCCTGGCGGGTGGCCGCGTCGATGAATTGGGTGTGCTGACGCATTACCGGCCTAAATCCGCTGTCCCTTTTGGCGGTTTTTCCCGCGTTATCGATTTCCCCTTGTCCAATCTGCTCCATTCGGGCATTGAGCGCATTGCTATCCTTAGCCAGTATCGTTCTTATTCTCTGATAAACCACATAGGTACCGGTGCGGCCTGGGACATGATTGGCCGTAACCGTGGCATCTCAATTCTGCCCCCGTTTAAAGATTACGACAATCCCCATTGGTATCGGGGCAGTGCCGATGCGGTCTACCAGAATCTCGATTTCATTCAATACTACGGACCTTCCGTCGTCCTGATACTCTCCGGCGATCACATCTATCAAATGGATTATCGCAAGATGATCCGCTTTCATAACGAGCACGATGCCGATTTGACTGCGGCCTTCATCCAGGTCGAACAGAAGTCTGCCTCACGTTTTGGTGTGGCCGAGATCAGTGACGATTTTGATGAGGGCGGTCCATTAATTTCGTATGAGGAAAAACCCCGTGAGCCCAAAAGTAATTGGGCCTCCCTGACGGTCTTTTGCTTTCGGCCATCGGTACTTGCGGAGATGCTCAAACGCAATCAGAGTGGGGAGTCCTATGAATTTGGGCGTGATATTATTCCCATGATGATGCGCGAAAAATGCAAGGTCTACGGCTATAAATTTGAGGGCTACTGGGGCTATACCCGCACCATCGACGAGTACTGGCAGACCTCTATGGATTTGCTCGGAAACTCGCCCAAAATAGACATGGAAGCCTGGGGTGTACGTACCAATCTTCATCATCGTGGTATAGCCGACCGTCAGCCCATTAAGATTGGCCCCCAGGGAGGGCTGGAAAACTCCATGGCCCATAATGGCTGCATTATTGAAGGCAAGGTTCGTAACTCGATCCTCTTTCCCGGGGTCCATGTTATGCCCGGGGCCGAGGTCAACGACTCGATCATCTTCTTCGACAACATCATCCACCAAAATGTGCAACTTAATCGGGTGGTCAGTGATGTGAATACCGTATTCAATCGAGATGTGCGTATCGGCCGACCCGAATGTGATGGAGAGCCGCGCACTAGTGTCATCGGCTGGAACAATTCGATTCCCGAAGGGTTCGAGATCGGTTGCGGCTGCCGGGTGAATCCACGTATTCCAACAGATCGGTGGCCCACAAGTAAGCGCCTTGCTGATGGGGAGGAACTGTGA